Proteins encoded within one genomic window of Misgurnus anguillicaudatus chromosome 18, ASM2758022v2, whole genome shotgun sequence:
- the LOC129429975 gene encoding 5-hydroxytryptamine receptor 1E: protein MERYLGENSGAPTNATNVTTTTGATFHVKVLTERLALVTLLALLTLLTAIMNAAVIAAICTTKKLHLPANYLICSLAVTDFLVAVLVMPISILYITMETWSLGQIVCEAWLSVDMTCCTSSILHLCVIALDRYWAITKAIEYARKRTARRAAVMVATAWLISVFISIPPLFWRRREDGGGPQQCIIEHDHVGYTIFSTFGAFYIPMTLILILYSRIYAAAKTLYQKRGSSRHLSSRSTDSQNSLNHCRVTHAFCISDLSNSDHTTEFDRNNVAIRMPSIDMETADSDERNQICTSRERKAARILGLILGAFILCWLPFFLKELLVGLKMLNPPPHVSDLLTWLGYMNSLINPLLYTSFNEDFKQAFRRLIGRKEHT from the coding sequence ATGGAGCGTTACTTGGGGGAAAATTCCGGTGCTCCGACCAACGCCACCAACGTCACGACCACAACAGGAGCGACGTTTCATGTTAAGGTGTTGACAGAACGATTAGCCCTGGTGACTCTGTTGGCTTTGCTGACGCTACTGACGGCCATCATGAACGCTGCTGTTATCGCGGCCATTTGCACCACCAAGAAGCTCCACCTCCCCGCAAACTACCTCATCTGCTCATTGGCTGTCACTGACTTCCTGGTTGCTGTGCTGGTAATGCCCATTAGCATCCTCTACATCACCATGGAGACGTGGTCTTTGGGACAGATCGTGTGCGAGGCGTGGCTGAGCGTTGACATGACCTGCTGTACCAGCTCTATTCTGCACCTGTGCGTCATAGCGCTGGACCGCTACTGGGCCATCACCAAAGCCATCGAATATGCACGCAAGAGGACAGCTCGTCGTGCGGCCGTCATGGTGGCGACGGCGTGGCTGATTTCTGTGTTTATCTCTATACCTCCTCTGTTTTGGAGGCGTCGGGAGGACGGCGGTGGCCCGCAGCAGTGCATCATAGAGCACGATCACGTGGGGTATACCATTTTTTCCACCTTTGGCGCATTTTACATCCCCATGACACTCATTCTCATCTTGTACTCGCGCATCTACGCCGCCGCCAAGACGCTGTATCAGAAACGAGGCTCGTCGCGGCACCTCAGCAGCCGTAGTACCGATAGCCAGAACTCTTTGAACCACTGCCGGGTCACGCACGCTTTCTGCATCTCCGACCTCTCAAATTCTGACCATACCACAGAATTCGACCGGAACAATGTCGCTATTCGCATGCCATCCATCGATATGGAAACGGCAGATTCGGACGAGAGGAATCAGATCTGTACGTCCCGCGAGAGGAAGGCTGCACGAATTTTGGGCCTTATCCTGGGAGCTTTCATCCTGTGCTGGCTACCCTTTTTTCTGAAAGAACTGCTGGTGGGCCTGAAAATGTTAAACCCACCGCCTCACGTGTCAGACCTTCTCACGTGGCTGGGCTACATGAACTCTCTGATTAACCCACTGCTCTACACCAGCTTCAATGAGGACTTTAAACAGGCCTTTAGGAGACTGATCGGACGCAAAGAGCACACATAG